The nucleotide sequence ACGGCAACCCGTAGAAAACCAAATAGATACCTGTGACCAGGGTAATGAGACCAGTGAATCCTCCCCCCACTGAAGTGGGGGGCATCCATCCATAGGCACGGGAGAAGCCTCGGCATCCGGCAGCGGGGCTGCCACCCAGGCTTTCCTGACCCCTTAGGCTGGACGGGTTCCTGGATTCCCGGACACCTGCCGGGAACGTCGTCCCGCAGGCGACCCCTCCCTTTCGGGAGTCGCAGGCTTTCGCAATGTGGTTAGGCGGTCTTTTGTTGCAACCGCTTTTCCTCCCGGATGAACCAGGCCATGCCGATGTTGATGGCCGCATTCACGTGGCTGTTGTGAACGGTGCCGCAGTTCCTGCACGCCAAGATGTTGCCGGCCCTCGAAGTCTCCAGCGAGCCGCACAGCGAACACCGGGTGCTGGTGTCCTTCGGAGAGATAAGAGCAACCAAAATCCCCCGTGCTTTTGCTTTGTACGTGGTGTATTTCATCACCCTTCGGTGCAACCAGTAACCGATCCTCTGCCTCATCCTGGCCGAACCGTGCTTGTTCCTGTCCGGCCTGAAGTGCTTCAAGTTCTCGAACACAATGACCCGAGCATCCCACTCCATCGCAAGGTCCACCAGGCGTTTGCTTACATGGTGGGCGTAATTGTCGTTTGCCGCGTGAACCTTGCGCCAGAGCTTTTTGCAGGGCCGGTGACCCTTCGGGACGATCCCCAGGCCGCTCACGTTCCGGGCAATGAGCCCCAGCAGGTGGTGGACATCCGTCGTGTTACACGCCGTCAGGCCGATGTGCCTGACTTTGTGAACCGTACCGTCCTTCCCCACCAAGGCGCACACCGCCCGGTTCTTGCGGCCCAGGTTCAGGTCCACGGCCAGCACCTTCGGCCTCTTGGACCGGTAGTAGTCGGTGAACTTCATTACGTTGGACTTTTTCTCGAAGGCGGTCACCAGGTGGAAGATACCCTCTCTTTCATAAACGGTGGGCACCGTCATCTCCCACGAATCATCCAGATGGAGCTTCCTTGAATGACGGGTGGGTTCCACTTCCACGGTGATGAACCGCCAGTCGCTCCCGTCCCAGACTTTTAGCTGAATCGTGTCGGTTTCGAGCGAAAGATTCTTGAAGTCGCCTTTGTAAAAGGTGATGCCCACATGGCCCGCCGCCGGATACTTCGGCGGGTGTTCGTCGAAAGGGATTGGTTTTTTGCCTTCGGCAACACGACTTTCGTTTCTGTTCTGTATCCTTTCTTTTTTTCTGAGCCACCGCTGGTAGTTGGAATGCCAGCTCTTCGCCATGCCGATCGCCTTGGCGATAATCACCCGGCGCAAATATGCGGGAAACTTCGGCCAAACGGCGTCGATCGGGTAAGGCGGGTCGGGATTGCCACCGAATGGTTTCCCGGTTTTCCTGTTCATTCGCGGTTCTGTCCGAACCGTCAGTCTTTCCAGCGCCCTTGTGCCGGAATTCCTGTCCCACCCGGGCAGTTTGTCGAGATTGTCATGGATCACGTCCAGGTAAAACCCCAAGACGGCTCGGTAGATTTCTTCTGTCCGTCGGATCATCTCCGGAGAACCGGTGATAAATCTCCCAATACGCTGTTTGGTTGAAATGATATTTCTGAGCACGGGCATTTTCTTCACCTGCCACGGTTTTATTGTACCATTGAAGGAGATTACAAGGATTTGGCCGCCTTGATTCCCCATTAAAATGGGGAGGATGCGGCGACTGGTTTCTCAATCTCCCCATCCATCGGGCACCGCGGCACACCCATTGGGCCACGATTTGTTGCGATAAGGAAAAAAGTCGTTTCATGTCAGCATCTCCAGGCTACATCCTCGTGCAACACCGGATATGCTCGGCGTTGTCCGCCACGATGACCTTAGCCAGCTGCAAAATAGCCCTTACCCGTTCGTCAGAAATGCGATACAGGATGTATTTCCCCTCTTTCCGGGAGGTCACGTACCCACACCATTTCAAACAAGCAAGCTGATTGGATACCTGGCTTTGGGAAACTCCCACGGCATCCACAATCTGACTGACGCTCATTTCTCCGGCCAGCAAAGTTTCTACGATTTTTAGTCGTGTGGGGTTCGCCAACCCGTGGAAAAATTTCGCATAAATCTGCGTTTGCGCTACAGCAAAATCACCGTGAGCAGTGGTAAAGTTTTGCACGGCATTTCCTCCATTCATTGATTTTGAACTCTTGGCCGTCGGTGTCCAGCAACGCCCCATCTACTCTTCCCTTGCGCGACAAACCAAATATTATAATCCCCCCCAAAATAACCAAATCGCCGGAGGTTAAAAATAGATAAACATTAACCTTGTTTCATGATAATATATGGTCATGAAAGACACACAGTATCTACCGATCGGCAAAGTGGCAAAGATGCTGGGACTGAGCGTGCAGACGATCCGTCGCTGGGAAAAGGCCGGGAAGATTCATTCCATTCGTTCGCCCGGGAACCACAGGCTGTTCGACGTGGAAGAAGTGCGGCGGCTTTTGGGAAAACCCTCCGGGGACCGGACGGCAATCTACGCCCGGGTATCTTCGGCCAAACAAAAAGCAGACAGCAATCTCCAGCGGCAACGGGAACGGCTGGAGCGGTACGCGGAAGAACGCGAGTACGATGTGGTCCGGGTGTTTTCCGAACAGGCGTCGGGGGTGGGCGAAAACCGGAAACAACTGGCGGCCCTGCTCAAACTCGCCGAAGACGGGGAGATCGACCGGGTGCTGATCGAATACCCGGACAGGTTGGCTCGGTTCGGATACCGGTATCTGGAGCGGTTTTTCGAGAGCCACGGAGTGACGGTCGAGTCCACCCACAAGACCGAGCCGAAGACATCCCAGCAGGAGCTGGTGGAGGATCTGTTGACGATCATCACCGTGTTTTCAGCCCGGATGTACGGCAAGCGGTCGCAGGAGTTCCGGAAAAAGATTGGGCAGGCCATGAAAGAGATGGGAGGTGAGGGAACTGGTCACGGTCATCAAGACGATCCGGATCGGGATTCACAGGGAGGTCCATCGGTGCAAGAGGGAGGCGCTGGAG is from Kyrpidia tusciae DSM 2912 and encodes:
- a CDS encoding zinc ribbon domain-containing protein, whose amino-acid sequence is MPVLRNIISTKQRIGRFITGSPEMIRRTEEIYRAVLGFYLDVIHDNLDKLPGWDRNSGTRALERLTVRTEPRMNRKTGKPFGGNPDPPYPIDAVWPKFPAYLRRVIIAKAIGMAKSWHSNYQRWLRKKERIQNRNESRVAEGKKPIPFDEHPPKYPAAGHVGITFYKGDFKNLSLETDTIQLKVWDGSDWRFITVEVEPTRHSRKLHLDDSWEMTVPTVYEREGIFHLVTAFEKKSNVMKFTDYYRSKRPKVLAVDLNLGRKNRAVCALVGKDGTVHKVRHIGLTACNTTDVHHLLGLIARNVSGLGIVPKGHRPCKKLWRKVHAANDNYAHHVSKRLVDLAMEWDARVIVFENLKHFRPDRNKHGSARMRQRIGYWLHRRVMKYTTYKAKARGILVALISPKDTSTRCSLCGSLETSRAGNILACRNCGTVHNSHVNAAINIGMAWFIREEKRLQQKTA
- a CDS encoding ArsR/SmtB family transcription factor, which gives rise to MQNFTTAHGDFAVAQTQIYAKFFHGLANPTRLKIVETLLAGEMSVSQIVDAVGVSQSQVSNQLACLKWCGYVTSRKEGKYILYRISDERVRAILQLAKVIVADNAEHIRCCTRM
- a CDS encoding IS607 family transposase; the encoded protein is MKDTQYLPIGKVAKMLGLSVQTIRRWEKAGKIHSIRSPGNHRLFDVEEVRRLLGKPSGDRTAIYARVSSAKQKADSNLQRQRERLERYAEEREYDVVRVFSEQASGVGENRKQLAALLKLAEDGEIDRVLIEYPDRLARFGYRYLERFFESHGVTVESTHKTEPKTSQQELVEDLLTIITVFSARMYGKRSQEFRKKIGQAMKEMGGEGTGHGHQDDPDRDSQGGPSVQEGGAGEDQGHL